The following DNA comes from Candidatus Flexicrinis proximus.
TCAACCGCTACCCGGTCAGCCCGAAGGAGCGGGCGGCCACACCCGGCGAGCGCGTCATCCCGATCCCGCTGTTGAACGACGGCCCATTCACGTTGCAAGTCAACAACCGCGCCGAGAATGGTTCGGCCGCATCCGGCCATGTGATGCGCTTCAACTCAGCTCGCGGTGGACGCCGAATACACGGCCGCGACCATCAAGTTACACCTATGATGCCGCTTCGCGCGTGCTGGATGCAGACTACATGACGAGCGACGGCAGGCGGAATTCTTCCTCACGCCGCACCGGCCTCCCGCTCTACCATCTCCATGTGCAGCGACGCATCATCTCCCAGTACACTTCGCGTGGCGTATTCCACGAAAATTCGCTGCGTGTTAGTCAGCACCGAATACGTGCGTGCGTCCGAAACACTGACCGTCAGCATATCGCCAACGAGGCTGATCGGTGTGACCATTCTCGGCAGTCGGCCGAGGTCTGGTAGCTGCTCGCATATCGCTGCCCATGCGGCAACCGCCGGATCGCTTAGGTCTGGTTTTGCGGGCAGATCATCGTCCAGATCGGGCGGCGGCCAAATCAGGAGCGATTGGACCGTTTCTTCTGGGATCACCTGCTCGTTCGGAACTGATGTGTCCGACCACGATGCGATTCCCCGTTCGGTTGCCCGTCCGTCGCGCTTCCAGGCGTGCAGGACGCGCCGGACATATGCGAGGCTGCGCTTCTCGTAGATCACGGCCTCCTGGATCGCCATGCGGACCTGGTCTGTGCTGTGCTCTGCCGCGAGCTCCCCTATTACCTGTTTGGCCATCGCCGTCAGCGCGCCGATGTTTTCTTGAAAATCGGTAAAAAGCGCTTGAAGGTCTGGATCGGTGGTGGCGGCGGCGGCGGAAGCATGCCCTCACCAGCCTCGCATGTGCCCTCGCGCGATCCGGTTCTCTTGAGTCTTATTACTCTTCTTCTTGTTCTTTGAATCTAGTTCGGGTGCAGCGTTTGCACTACCGTGGTGCAAATCCTGCACTACCTGTGGTGCATTTGCTGCACTACCGTGGTGCAAATCTTGCACTGCCTGCGGCTCAATTCCTGCGCTGACGTGGTGCAAACTTTGCACTACCTTGGCGCTCGGAACACCACGTGGTGCAAAGATTTCACTACCCTTGCCAGAGATCGTGTACAGATTGCTGGTCGCATCGCCCTGCCCGCTTTCCTGCGGACGCTTGGCCAGATATCCCGCTTTGACCAGCGCTTTGACGCCATTGATCGCCGATCTGCGGCTGATGTTGGCGTCTTTTGCGATCGTCTCATAGCTGGGAAATGCCGACGCGCTTTCGCGATTGGCGCGGCGTGCGATCACGACGTAGATGCGAAACTGGATCGGCGTCAGATGCTCATCGAGCAGCACGGCGTCGGGGATGCGCGTGAACGGGACAGGTGCGGTTTTCGTCGCTTCGCCGATCGGCATGGCGCTACCAGATCGATTTTGGCGGGAATTCGTTGGAAGAACCGGCAGCCGCGGCATGATCGCGCCTACTGGGGGTGAATAGGCATGGGGCAGTACCAGATCGACAGACATCTCAATCCTCCAGGCAGCAGGCAATGTAGAATTGGGGCCGCACTGTAAAAATGCAGCGCAAACTCGAATGTCAGTTGCAGGGAGGCGGGGACTGTGCTACATTGGGAGTGTCGAGCTTCCAACGTAGCACAAAGTTCCGCCGCCCACCTGCTTTCTTGCATGTGGGCCTTTTATTTGTTTAGGGCGGATCGCGTGCTCGTTTCATGTCGTCATCTCCAAAAAGGTTCGCGCGCGCGAACCTTTTACCGCGCTGATAGATGTTTCAGGGTGTCAGTGAGAATCCGTTGAAGCGCCTGTACGCGGGCAAAAGCAATATCGGCGTCGCCCTCCTGCCTGATCAGGGCCTTCGCGATGTCGCTCGCAGACAAAGTACTGATCGTCTGCGTCATCCTCGCCATCTTGACCGCTCCCGCCGGCAGCTTCTCGATCATCTCTTCGTTGTTTTCGTCCATTTCGGTGTTTTCACACAACTCCTTGACTTGTTTAGCGGACAGATTCAGATCGATGATCTGACGCATAATCTCCGCGTGAAAATCGGGGCCACAGCCAACACATAGCGGAGTTTGTACTCTTCGATGTTATGACGATCAGCGAGTTCGATCGCTTCGTCCGATAACCGCAGCAGGTTCTTGATATAGCTGAAGTACCCCTTCCTCATCCCACCCATGGCGCTGAGGATCATCTCGGTGTATTCGCGCTTGCCGCGCAGATCGAGATCGAGCGCCTGCCGGTAGAAGTCATGGGTGACGGCACCGGCCGGGATCTCGAATCCATGCACGGTGAGCAACAGGAGTGCCGCCTGTCGCGCCAGCGCCACTGCCGACAGGCCGCTGCGAGCAGTGTTTTCGCGCGCCTGCCGGAACACTGACGAACGCTCGGCGGGGATGACGATGCACGGGATCATGCCGTCGCCTCCGTAGTTGGGGATGAAGTCGCGCAGCAGCCAGGTCGCCCAGTAACGCCGTTCGCCGGTCTCGATGCGGAACAAGTGGGTCGCGCCCTGGGACACATCGACCACCGTCAGCGGATTGACCTGCCCATCATCGCGGATTGTCACCGCTAGATTGACCAGATCGTGCAGCAACTGTTCTTCCGGCGAGAGCGCGCTGTTCGCATCGTCTTCCTCGGCGTCCGGATTCTGCAGCAGTTCCAGCACGTTGGAGAACGGCCGGCCGCGCTGACGTGCCGAAATCTGCACGATCTGCACCAGCCCGCGCAGCGCCTGCGTCGGCGTCCGGCGTCCGGCATGAAATTCGAAGTGCAGATGTTCGGGCAACACACGGCGCGGTTGGACCGGATCCGGCCGCACGATCTCCAGCAGCAGCCGCTCGACGCGCAGCGCATCGTCTCTGAACTGCTGCGGGACGTGGGTCATCAGGTCTTCGGTCACGCTGTTGAGCAGATCGTCGATCCGGTTGGGTTGATTTTTCGGCGCCATCCCTTTGTTGTTCGCGCCGCTCATCATGCACCGCCCGTCAGGATCATCTGGACGAGCTTTGCAACGACGTTCATGTAGGCTTTGCTGGCCGGCGCCTTCGGATCGTAGTCGAAGATGCTCTGGTGGTTCTGGTGCGCATACGACACGGCCTCATTGGCCGGCACGACGCCGATCAGCAGCTTGCCGAGCACGCTGTGCGCCTTGAGTTCGTCGAGCAGGTGGTTATGACCGCGCACACGGTAGTTCATCTTGGTGACGAGGATGCCGCTGACGCGCAGGTTCGGCTGGCGCCAGCCGTCGCGGACGTCGTTGATCTTGCCGATCACGCTCATCAGACCGACGGTTTCCAGGTAGCGCGGCTCGACCGGCACGATCGCATCAGTCGAAGCGATCAGTCCCATCTCGGTCATCAGCGAGAACGACGGCCGCGTATCGATCACGATCGCGGCGTAGCGGCTGGCGATCTGGTTGAGCGGATCGGCCAAGCGGTAAGGCGCGCCGGCCAGTCCCATCAGTTCGCGCTCTGCGCCTTCGAGCATCGGTGAGGCAGGGAGGACGTGCAGATTTTCGTCCCAGGTGGACGGGATGATGCAGTTGAGCAGGGTCTGTGCCGCGCTGGGCCGGTCGGCCATCAGCACGGTGTACAGGCTGTCGTCGGCACCATAGTTCTTGGTGCCGGTGGTGACCAGCGTCGCATGCGCCTGGCTGTCGGTGTCGATCAGCAGCACGCGCGAATTGGCCGCGCCTGCATGCCGCAGCATCGAGACGATGCCGTAGGCGGCATTGGTGGACGATGTCGATTTAGCGGTGCCGCCCTTGTGGTTGGTAAATACGAAAACGCGAGTCATTTGCTACTTCCTCTCGAACCCAACGAACTATCGATTTCGCTGCGGCTTGCAAGGACTTCGCGGAGGTGTGATACAGTGACACCGGAAGTCTTGCTGGCGCGAGCAGCGAGCTTCAAGGTGGGCGGGGGAGGTGCAGCTCCTCCGCTCACCGCAAAGCCAATTTCGTTGAGTTCAAGCAGGAAAGCGGTTGTTGCGCGTTGAGGATAGGCAATTGAAGGAGGAATTGAACGAGCTCAGTTCGTGGAATTGTTCGCATTGGCTGGCATCAGTGGAGCAAGATTGGATCCAGTCCGAACATCCAGCGCGTCCTTGACCGCTGGATGTTTGCATTACTGTGTGGTCTAGCCCCGTCTAAATGAGTAACAGTGGGTCAAGCAGCGGTGTTTCGAGCGGGACGCGCATAGTCGAGTCAAGCACCACCCTGCGTTTATTCGACGCTCAACTCCGGCATATCCTCGCACCGGCCTGACGTGGTGACAACATCGGAACGCACCCAAACATCCTGTATCAGATGCCACCATACCAACCTATCCGCACCGACTGTTTGCCCGTCGATGAAGCCCGTATCCCCCGCAGCTAAGGATCCGACTCTTTCGAAGTTGGTACCTGGTCCGGCGCGCAAGTTGACCCCGGTCGCCTGCGCAGTACAACTGCTGACACGCACCACCGCGATCCGTTCTTGCCTGAAAGGGTGAACCACCGTGTCAGACACGTAGGCGCAGTCATGTAAAATCCGGAAGAAGTAATCGCCGGCAGGCACTTCGTCAGCCGCTGTGATCGTCACTGAGAGCTTGATCAGGTCGTTGTTCCACCCTTCGAAATCATAGACGAGTGTTACAAAGTCGGGTGAATTGTCCATCGTCATACAGCGCATCCAACTGGCTGAGACTGATTCAGTATGGTTGAAGTCGATGCGTTGCTCAAATGACGTCTCAACTGTCGCTTCAAAGAATAGTTCAGGAGTCTCTTTTTCTTCATCTGCTACCTCAGGCAGCAGACCATAGATCGGATTATGGTCGGTATTGAAATCGTCCAGATTGAAATCTAAGAAGTCTGCCTCCGCTGCCGTGATCACAAACACCCTGCGCAGCAGTTTAGAGCTGCCATCTTCGACCACCAGTTGCAGTTCCCGTTCATGCTCATTAGCGCGCAGCAAAGGCGGGATCAGCCGGTCAATTGAGGGTAATTCCTGCGGAGATTCTACTCCAAACTCGATATCACGGCCTTCAGATAACGCGATACTGATCTGTTCGAACCAGACCCAACGGATGACGCCCCGATAGACCAGTTTAGTCTGGTAGGCGGGAAACATATATCCGTCAACAAAAACCTGTTCGTATGGCTGCAACGCATATCTTTCGGCAGCCTGCTCCACAATGTAACCCGACGGGTCGGTATAGGAACGATCCAGGTAATCGGCGTCTGCCGGTGTGATCTGGCGTTCGATACCCACCAGATAACGACCATCGCCAGCCAGATTGAGGTCATCCGGTGCAACGGGTGCTGCCTCCCACAGCAGGTCCACAACCTGTTCATCGGTAGGAATATCAGCATCCAGTTTCAACACAAATATGCGCGGAGTGGACGCCGCATCTTGCGCCTGGGTGGGGATCAGCCCTGAAGACAGTAGTACGGTCAAAACGAAAACGACGAGCGCTTTCTGGAGCTTGAACATGGTCTACCCCTTGTGCTGGAACCCGGGCTTAACGTAAGCTGGCGATAATTGTGGCGAAGGAGCGACGTGCGCCATATTCGGTTGGCAGTTGCCTTCTTTGTCATATATATTCTACCGTAATGCAAGTTAAGCTAAAACTTCACAGGGGGGGAACTGTGTCTCAAAGATCGCTCACAAAGGGATTGCCGGTATTTTTCGCAGGGTTAGGCGTATTGCTGCTGATCATAGCACCCAAAATCGGTCTGCTCTCATCTGATGCCGCTAAAGCTCAGAGCGTGACTCGCTTCGCCGGACCAACAAAGTCTGGCCCACTGGCACTCAACGCCGATGATACACTGCTGGCAGTCGCCAACCCGGACGCGAATACGGTTTCACTATTCGACGTAGGCGGGGATCGCAACCTGCCATTGGGTGAAATCGCGGTAGGGCAGGAGCCGAATGGTGTAGTTGTCTCGCCAGATGGCAAAACGGTTTATGTCGCCAATACGCTTGACGGCACAGTATCGGTACTCACTGTTGATCAGGCACAGCAGCCCGTCGCCACCGTGATCGCAACGCTGGTTGTCGGGACAGAACCTTACGGGATCGCGCTGACGCCCAACGGTCAGAAAGCGTATGTCACCAATGCCCGTTCGAACTCAGTCAGTGTGATCGATACGGCGTCGAATACGGTGATCAAGACGATCACCAACATAGGGCCCTCTGTCGGAGCAGAGCCACGCGGTATCGCCATCACGAACAACGGCAACGACAGCGATACCGACGAGACGGTTTATATCACGCATTTCTACTCGTTTGCCAACCAGGGTAAGCTTGACGGCCAGGACGATAGCAAAACCGGGCTGGTTACGAAAATTTCCAGCGAAACCGACTCCGGGATCGGGCAGATCGTACTGACCAACATGCCAGACACCGGTTTCAAGTCAGTAGGAGAGGCGATTGCGCGCATCGAACCCGGCCAGGAAGCCAAGTTTGTCACGGGCGCATACCCGAACCAAATGCAGGCGATTGCGATCAAAAACAACTTCGCCTACCTGCCGAACGTGGGCGCATCACCCAACGGCCCGGTTGCGTTTAATGTCAGCACACAGTCGCTCGTCCACATCCTCGATACAACCACCAACCTGGATACGGGTCTGACCATCAACCTACACAAGGCGGTTGCGCTGCAGCCCGAAGGCCCGCGTAAACTGTTCCTGGCGGTTCCCTGGGCGATTGCCTTCAAGAATAATCAGAATGAGGGGTACGTCGTCAGCGCAGCCAGCAATGTGTTGGTGAAGATCACTGCCGATCCGACGACAGGCGCGCTCACGGTAATAAACAATCCGCTGGATGGCAGCGTGCTGGAAATTCCTGTAGGGCGCAATCCGCGCGGGATCGTAATCAATAACGCCGATACGCGCGCGTATGTGATGAATTACATCTCACGTGATGTAACAGTGCTGGATCTGACCCGCTTCCCGGAACAGGTGAACGCCACGCTGCGCTCAACGGCATTACCCGCTGCCGGATCGAACGAAGAATTGGTATTGGTCGGCGAGGAGCTCTACAACACTTCGGTGGGCGAATTCACCAACAGCATCGGGAATATGTCGAGAGAAGGCTGGCAGTCGTGTGCGGCGTGCCACCCGTTCGGCTTGTCCGATAACGTCGTATGGATTTTCGCCACCGGACCGCGCCGGACCATCTCGCAGCACATTGATTTTACCGGGGGCACTCTGCGGGCGTTGAACTGGTCGGGTATTTTCGACGAGGAACAGGATTTTGAGCTGAACATTCGCGGTGTGTCGGGCGGTGCTGGCCTGCTGCTGAAGGCGGATGGCTCCGCACTTGAGGAAACCCCCAACATCGGCGGTCTGGTGATCGGCGATCCGGCAGCACTGGCCGTTCACAACTCGACGCGCCTCGAACTGCAAGCCCGCACCCCGTCGGGCGGTGTCGTCCCGGCGTGGACGGCGATGGTCGCATATATCCAGACGATCCGGGCGCCAATCTCGCCTCTGCGCGGCAGTACTGATCCAGAGATCGCCGAAGGTCGCCAGATCTTCATCAACAATAACTGTCAGGTCTGCCACGGCGGACCGCGCTGGTCTAGCAGCAGCATTCCAGGACCTGTCACCGATTTGACCCAAATAGCGGGTGGGCAGATCGTCGCCCAACTGCGGAACGTCGGTACATTCAACCCGGCAGATGTGAACGAAGTCCGCGCGAATGCCAAGCCCCCGCTCGGCGAGGCAGGCTTTGTGCCGCCCTCGCTGTTAAGTGTATTCGCCGTCCCGCCCTTCTTCCATAACGGAGGCGCCGCTTCGCTGGATGATGCGCTAAGCGACAGATTTGCCACGCACCGTGCGGCGGGCACCGGCGGAATCGACGGCCTGTCGAGTCCAGAAGATCGGCGCAAACTGATCAAGTTCCTCCTGTCGATTGACGCGACGACGGAACCGATCCAGTAGGGCTAAACATTGCCCTGTATGGATCAGAAATTGATCTGACTGAAGAAGCGTACTTTCCTCGGTGCGCAACAGAGTGACTGGAAAAACCTGGCAAGCGTGCAAAGCTTGCCAGGTTTTGTTTGGTGTGGCCTCGATAGTCATCTTTGTGGCAATGATACGGTTGCCCTCCGCTCGTTTGGTGCGCAAGAACGAACCAGTTTCCGGATGTCCACTAGGGCGTAAACTGCTTCCAGTGCCCCTCGGAGATGATTTCGACTGTCCCGTTGACCACCTTTATGGCGGTCTCATCGTCAATCGCGTACCCTGGATTCGGGAGATCGGCGGCCCATCTTTCGGCATGTGCCATGGTGTTTTCCGGGAAAGTGGGGTAATCCAGATGCGGAAAGATCGAGAAATCGACGATGCCCAGCGTTTCATCGTTGCCAGTGGGCGATTTCCAGCCGACGAATTCCTTCCCGATGCGCGGTGTCATCACCATGCTCCCAGCGCTCAGACCCACCCAGACCATTTCGCCCAGCGACGGCAGGAGATCCGCCAGCCCGGATTCCCGCATCCAGTGGCTCAGATACAGGGCATCGCCGCCATTCACCAGGAGGACATCCGTCTCCCGTACCCAGGAGATCCAGCGTTCTTTATCGAGGCTGGGCAGCGCCGTAAGCTCCAGCACTCCCACGGATTTCCAACCCAGCTCGCACATGTATGAGGGAGTCGGATGTCCGCTGATGAATTCCCATGCCAAGCCAGGAGTGCCATAAGGGTGGCCGTAGATTGCGGTGGGAATGCAGAGGGCATTGCACTCGGAAATCGGCTTGCCCAGCAATTCGAGCAGCGCATTATGGATACTGGGGTTTCTGACCCCACCTGAAGTGAGCAGAAATTTCATGATTCCTCTCTTTGACAATTTATTGCGAGCCAAGGGGCACTAATGTTCATAAACTTCCCGCTGTGACCGCGCCTGCGCGCTCGGAATTCACGACAATGGTGCCATTGGGGGAAGCTTTGCTATTCGTCACCTGAAACGCCGCCTGCATGGTGCCATCGGCAAACAGCCGTTTTCCACTGCCCAAGGTCAGGGGGATATATCTTGAACCAGAACACATCGACCAAATCATGATTTATCAGCCTCTGATGGTGATTTGCACTTCCGTATACATGCAAATCCGGCCTTGCTGCTGCTTGAGTTGGCTGACTTTTTCCGCATTGTCTCCGCCTAAAAATACGGAGGGCTGCCATTCGGAAGATGTCATAGTCTTCGAGGCGACGTACTTGGTCGCTCCATTGACGCTCGGCCATAGGTCCGCATGCTGTGGCCAGTACGG
Coding sequences within:
- a CDS encoding DnaD domain protein; translation: MAKQVIGELAAEHSTDQVRMAIQEAVIYEKRSLAYVRRVLHAWKRDGRATERGIASWSDTSVPNEQVIPEETVQSLLIWPPPDLDDDLPAKPDLSDPAVAAWAAICEQLPDLGRLPRMVTPISLVGDMLTVSVSDARTYSVLTNTQRIFVEYATRSVLGDDASLHMEMVEREAGAA
- a CDS encoding helix-turn-helix domain-containing protein, whose amino-acid sequence is MSVDLVLPHAYSPPVGAIMPRLPVLPTNSRQNRSGSAMPIGEATKTAPVPFTRIPDAVLLDEHLTPIQFRIYVVIARRANRESASAFPSYETIAKDANISRRSAINGVKALVKAGYLAKRPQESGQGDATSNLYTISGKGSEIFAPRGVPSAKVVQSLHHVSAGIEPQAVQDLHHGSAANAPQVVQDLHHGSANAAPELDSKNKKKSNKTQENRIARGHMRGW
- a CDS encoding ParB N-terminal domain-containing protein — encoded protein: MMSGANNKGMAPKNQPNRIDDLLNSVTEDLMTHVPQQFRDDALRVERLLLEIVRPDPVQPRRVLPEHLHFEFHAGRRTPTQALRGLVQIVQISARQRGRPFSNVLELLQNPDAEEDDANSALSPEEQLLHDLVNLAVTIRDDGQVNPLTVVDVSQGATHLFRIETGERRYWATWLLRDFIPNYGGDGMIPCIVIPAERSSVFRQARENTARSGLSAVALARQAALLLLTVHGFEIPAGAVTHDFYRQALDLDLRGKREYTEMILSAMGGMRKGYFSYIKNLLRLSDEAIELADRHNIEEYKLRYVLAVAPIFTRRLCVRSSI
- a CDS encoding ParA family protein gives rise to the protein MTRVFVFTNHKGGTAKSTSSTNAAYGIVSMLRHAGAANSRVLLIDTDSQAHATLVTTGTKNYGADDSLYTVLMADRPSAAQTLLNCIIPSTWDENLHVLPASPMLEGAERELMGLAGAPYRLADPLNQIASRYAAIVIDTRPSFSLMTEMGLIASTDAIVPVEPRYLETVGLMSVIGKINDVRDGWRQPNLRVSGILVTKMNYRVRGHNHLLDELKAHSVLGKLLIGVVPANEAVSYAHQNHQSIFDYDPKAPASKAYMNVVAKLVQMILTGGA
- a CDS encoding SH3 domain-containing protein, which produces MFKLQKALVVFVLTVLLSSGLIPTQAQDAASTPRIFVLKLDADIPTDEQVVDLLWEAAPVAPDDLNLAGDGRYLVGIERQITPADADYLDRSYTDPSGYIVEQAAERYALQPYEQVFVDGYMFPAYQTKLVYRGVIRWVWFEQISIALSEGRDIEFGVESPQELPSIDRLIPPLLRANEHERELQLVVEDGSSKLLRRVFVITAAEADFLDFNLDDFNTDHNPIYGLLPEVADEEKETPELFFEATVETSFEQRIDFNHTESVSASWMRCMTMDNSPDFVTLVYDFEGWNNDLIKLSVTITAADEVPAGDYFFRILHDCAYVSDTVVHPFRQERIAVVRVSSCTAQATGVNLRAGPGTNFERVGSLAAGDTGFIDGQTVGADRLVWWHLIQDVWVRSDVVTTSGRCEDMPELSVE
- a CDS encoding beta-propeller fold lactonase family protein, translated to MSQRSLTKGLPVFFAGLGVLLLIIAPKIGLLSSDAAKAQSVTRFAGPTKSGPLALNADDTLLAVANPDANTVSLFDVGGDRNLPLGEIAVGQEPNGVVVSPDGKTVYVANTLDGTVSVLTVDQAQQPVATVIATLVVGTEPYGIALTPNGQKAYVTNARSNSVSVIDTASNTVIKTITNIGPSVGAEPRGIAITNNGNDSDTDETVYITHFYSFANQGKLDGQDDSKTGLVTKISSETDSGIGQIVLTNMPDTGFKSVGEAIARIEPGQEAKFVTGAYPNQMQAIAIKNNFAYLPNVGASPNGPVAFNVSTQSLVHILDTTTNLDTGLTINLHKAVALQPEGPRKLFLAVPWAIAFKNNQNEGYVVSAASNVLVKITADPTTGALTVINNPLDGSVLEIPVGRNPRGIVINNADTRAYVMNYISRDVTVLDLTRFPEQVNATLRSTALPAAGSNEELVLVGEELYNTSVGEFTNSIGNMSREGWQSCAACHPFGLSDNVVWIFATGPRRTISQHIDFTGGTLRALNWSGIFDEEQDFELNIRGVSGGAGLLLKADGSALEETPNIGGLVIGDPAALAVHNSTRLELQARTPSGGVVPAWTAMVAYIQTIRAPISPLRGSTDPEIAEGRQIFINNNCQVCHGGPRWSSSSIPGPVTDLTQIAGGQIVAQLRNVGTFNPADVNEVRANAKPPLGEAGFVPPSLLSVFAVPPFFHNGGAASLDDALSDRFATHRAAGTGGIDGLSSPEDRRKLIKFLLSIDATTEPIQ
- a CDS encoding Type 1 glutamine amidotransferase-like domain-containing protein produces the protein MKFLLTSGGVRNPSIHNALLELLGKPISECNALCIPTAIYGHPYGTPGLAWEFISGHPTPSYMCELGWKSVGVLELTALPSLDKERWISWVRETDVLLVNGGDALYLSHWMRESGLADLLPSLGEMVWVGLSAGSMVMTPRIGKEFVGWKSPTGNDETLGIVDFSIFPHLDYPTFPENTMAHAERWAADLPNPGYAIDDETAIKVVNGTVEIISEGHWKQFTP